The following are from one region of the Nocardioides marmotae genome:
- a CDS encoding HNH endonuclease signature motif containing protein, with protein sequence MAKDSRHHAHTVCRAVAKSRKKTRAAATADLWSMSDEDVEATLLEAEKLRAQADALALRLVAEADRRHAGERAGATDTASWWAHRTRQERRVAKGRARLAESLDRHEPTSAALVEGAISVDHARVITSCVDRLPEDLEDPSVPARAEQHLLREAAHLDPKTLAVLAKHVLTVVAPEVGEARDARALEREEREARANAWLTMCPDGKGSVRGKFSIPELDAAMLHKTLLAYAAPKHQAATKAAGDEPEAEQVEQVERRLSPERMGDAFCELLERLPTDTLPKLGGLNATVVVTIDHESLVGGLAPGVLDDGDVISAATARRLACEAGLIPAVLGTRSELLDLGRRTRLFSGAQRRGLNLTQPTCTAEGCDWPAHLCHAHHDQPWSSGGKTDLANARNLCPRHHARIHDPAFETTHLPDGKVAFHRRT encoded by the coding sequence ATGGCCAAGGACTCGAGACACCACGCGCACACCGTGTGCCGGGCTGTCGCGAAGTCCCGGAAGAAGACCCGCGCAGCCGCCACAGCGGACCTGTGGTCGATGTCGGACGAGGACGTCGAGGCCACCCTCCTGGAGGCCGAGAAGCTCCGCGCGCAGGCCGATGCCCTCGCACTCCGCCTGGTCGCGGAGGCCGACCGTCGGCATGCCGGTGAACGGGCCGGGGCGACCGACACCGCCTCGTGGTGGGCGCATCGGACCCGGCAGGAGCGGCGGGTGGCGAAGGGCCGGGCCCGGCTCGCGGAATCGCTGGACCGGCACGAGCCCACGTCGGCTGCGCTGGTCGAGGGCGCGATCTCGGTAGACCACGCCCGGGTCATCACCTCGTGTGTGGACCGGCTGCCCGAGGACCTGGAGGACCCGAGCGTCCCGGCGCGGGCCGAGCAGCACCTCCTGCGCGAGGCCGCCCACCTCGACCCGAAGACGCTGGCGGTGCTCGCCAAGCACGTCCTCACCGTGGTCGCCCCCGAGGTCGGTGAGGCCCGCGACGCCCGCGCCCTGGAGCGGGAGGAACGTGAGGCTCGCGCGAACGCGTGGCTGACGATGTGCCCGGACGGCAAGGGTTCGGTGCGGGGGAAGTTCTCGATCCCCGAGCTGGACGCCGCGATGCTGCACAAGACCCTCCTCGCGTACGCCGCGCCGAAGCACCAAGCCGCCACGAAGGCGGCAGGCGACGAGCCCGAGGCTGAGCAGGTCGAGCAGGTGGAGCGGCGGCTCTCTCCGGAGCGGATGGGGGATGCGTTCTGCGAGCTCCTCGAACGGCTTCCCACCGACACGCTCCCCAAGCTCGGCGGCCTCAACGCCACCGTCGTCGTCACCATCGATCACGAGTCTCTCGTCGGTGGCCTCGCGCCGGGAGTGCTGGACGACGGCGACGTCATCTCTGCCGCCACCGCCAGGCGCCTCGCATGCGAAGCCGGACTCATCCCGGCCGTCCTTGGCACCAGGTCTGAGCTGCTCGACCTCGGCCGTAGGACGCGACTCTTCTCAGGCGCCCAGCGCCGCGGGCTCAACCTCACCCAGCCGACCTGCACCGCCGAGGGCTGCGACTGGCCCGCCCACCTCTGCCACGCCCACCACGACCAACCCTGGTCCAGTGGCGGCAAGACGGATCTCGCGAACGCCCGGAACCTCTGTCCGCGTCACCACGCCCGCATCCACGACCCAGCCTTCGAGACCACCCACCTCCCCGACGGCAAGGTCGCCTTCCATCGAAGGACATAG
- a CDS encoding winged helix-turn-helix transcriptional regulator, with the protein MQGDAWTAVIIEDDPDVRDLIDIVLTQSGFSTVVAPDGPSGVEAVRAHNPLITTLDVNMPGMDGFAVARRLREFSNTYLIMITALADEIDVVQGFEAGADDYLVKPFRPRELRARADSMLRRPRARADQPVGWAEGADAAPAAAAAPPAPVQEESWAAAAARDLTQGSGGLRPVRTGEPAQPAPLQQPEPVAPPVQPAYQPHVQAPPPPAPPAPATQPYQQPYQPPAAYEPSPVQQPPAPQTYQPAPTPAYAPPPVAPAGGAHAAPAPAPAAGGPSADGSWVRFNGLALNNESRVVTVGGGAVDLNRTEFDLLASLLGTGRRVRSKADLVLTMRGQQYVTSYFVNEADKRSVEVHISNLRRKLGDDGAVPRFIETVRGVGYRLAETA; encoded by the coding sequence ATGCAGGGGGACGCGTGGACCGCGGTGATCATCGAGGACGACCCGGACGTGCGAGACCTCATCGACATCGTGCTCACGCAGTCGGGTTTCTCGACCGTCGTGGCGCCTGACGGGCCCTCCGGGGTCGAGGCGGTGCGGGCGCACAACCCGCTCATCACGACCCTCGACGTGAACATGCCGGGCATGGACGGCTTCGCCGTCGCGCGGCGCCTGCGGGAGTTCAGCAACACCTACCTGATCATGATCACCGCGCTGGCCGACGAGATCGACGTCGTCCAGGGCTTCGAGGCCGGCGCCGACGACTACCTCGTCAAGCCGTTCCGCCCTCGCGAGCTCCGCGCCCGCGCCGACTCCATGCTCCGCCGGCCCCGCGCCCGCGCCGACCAGCCGGTCGGCTGGGCCGAGGGCGCCGACGCCGCCCCGGCCGCCGCGGCCGCTCCGCCGGCGCCGGTGCAGGAGGAGTCGTGGGCCGCGGCCGCCGCCCGCGACCTGACCCAGGGCAGCGGTGGCCTGCGTCCCGTGCGCACCGGCGAGCCCGCGCAGCCGGCTCCGCTGCAGCAGCCCGAGCCGGTCGCGCCGCCCGTGCAGCCGGCGTACCAGCCGCACGTGCAGGCGCCCCCGCCGCCGGCCCCGCCCGCCCCGGCGACCCAGCCGTACCAGCAGCCCTACCAGCCGCCGGCGGCCTACGAGCCGTCGCCGGTCCAGCAGCCCCCCGCGCCGCAGACCTACCAGCCGGCCCCGACCCCGGCGTACGCGCCGCCCCCCGTGGCCCCGGCGGGTGGCGCGCACGCCGCGCCGGCCCCGGCTCCTGCCGCGGGTGGCCCGTCGGCCGACGGGTCGTGGGTGCGCTTCAACGGGCTCGCGCTCAACAACGAGAGCCGCGTCGTCACCGTCGGTGGGGGAGCGGTCGACCTGAACCGCACCGAGTTCGACCTGCTCGCCTCGCTGCTCGGCACCGGCCGGCGCGTGCGCAGCAAGGCCGACCTCGTTCTCACCATGCGCGGCCAGCAGTACGTCACCTCCTACTTCGTCAACGAGGCCGACAAGCGCTCGGTGGAGGTCCACATCAGCAACCTGCGCCGCAAGCTCGGCGACGACGGCGCCGTCCCGCGCTTCATCGAGACCGTCCGCGGCGTCGGCTACCGCCTCGCCGAGACCGCCTGA
- a CDS encoding glycoside hydrolase family 6 protein — translation MPDGTTRAPRALPFAAGALVVVVVLVVVGVLVARAQHLGPWELGPQERNRFAEQPQYVDPDSRTGQAAWQAEADGRADEAAAFAELAQVPQGIWVTPEERPPGAVGQYVSAVLAAADEAGRVPLLVVYGIPDRDCTGGYSSGGLDVGSYVPWVQEIATAAAPYAAAVVLEPDALASAVECDRRQERVDLLARAVDALAAAGVTTYVDGGHSGWVPARKVAALLREVGVDKVRGFATNVSNYQTDPDEVAWAERLSGLVGGTHYVVDSGRNGAGSPPEDWCNPPGQALGQEPGYVDDGTGLDAYLWVKPPGESDGECNGGPPAGEFWAQRALELIGAS, via the coding sequence GTGCCAGACGGAACCACTCGCGCCCCGCGGGCGCTGCCCTTCGCCGCCGGGGCGCTCGTCGTCGTGGTGGTGCTCGTGGTGGTCGGCGTCCTCGTCGCCCGCGCCCAGCACCTCGGCCCGTGGGAGCTCGGGCCGCAGGAGCGCAACCGGTTCGCCGAGCAGCCGCAGTACGTCGACCCCGACTCCCGGACCGGGCAGGCCGCCTGGCAGGCCGAGGCCGACGGCCGCGCCGACGAGGCGGCCGCGTTCGCCGAGCTGGCGCAGGTGCCCCAGGGCATCTGGGTGACCCCCGAGGAGCGGCCGCCCGGCGCGGTCGGGCAGTACGTCTCCGCGGTCCTCGCCGCCGCCGACGAGGCCGGGCGGGTCCCGCTGCTGGTCGTCTACGGCATCCCCGACCGCGACTGCACCGGCGGCTACTCCAGCGGCGGCCTGGACGTCGGCAGCTACGTCCCGTGGGTCCAGGAGATCGCCACCGCGGCCGCCCCCTACGCCGCCGCGGTCGTCCTCGAGCCCGACGCGCTGGCCTCCGCGGTCGAGTGCGACCGCCGCCAGGAGCGCGTCGACCTGCTCGCGCGGGCCGTCGACGCCCTCGCGGCGGCCGGCGTGACGACGTACGTCGACGGCGGGCACTCGGGCTGGGTCCCGGCGCGGAAGGTCGCCGCGCTGCTCCGCGAGGTCGGCGTGGACAAGGTGCGCGGGTTCGCCACCAACGTCTCGAACTACCAGACCGACCCCGACGAGGTCGCCTGGGCCGAGCGGCTCAGCGGGCTGGTCGGCGGGACGCACTACGTCGTGGACAGCGGCCGCAACGGCGCCGGCTCGCCGCCCGAGGACTGGTGCAACCCGCCCGGCCAGGCGCTCGGGCAGGAGCCGGGGTACGTCGACGACGGCACCGGCCTGGACGCCTACCTGTGGGTCAAGCCGCCCGGCGAGAGCGACGGCGAGTGCAACGGCGGGCCGCCCGCCGGGGAGTTCTGGGCCCAGCGGGCCCTGGAGCTGATCGGGGCCTCCTGA
- a CDS encoding Maf family protein gives MPTFVLASASPARLTTLRNAGLDPVVIVSGVDESQVSGVPPAELALALARLKCDAVAERPEVPAGALVLGCDSVLELDGEALGKPADAAEAVARWRAMRGRSGVLRTGHALRDTATGQVAAATASTTVHFADVTDEEVAAYVATGEPLHVAGAFTVDGLGGAFVTGIEGDHHNVVGVSLPALRTLVSDLGHSWTGLWSR, from the coding sequence GTGCCGACGTTCGTCCTCGCCTCCGCCTCCCCCGCCCGCCTGACCACGCTGCGCAACGCCGGGCTCGACCCGGTCGTGATCGTCTCCGGCGTCGATGAGTCCCAGGTGAGCGGCGTGCCGCCCGCCGAGCTCGCGCTGGCGCTGGCCCGGCTCAAGTGCGACGCGGTCGCCGAGCGGCCGGAGGTGCCGGCCGGCGCGCTCGTGCTCGGCTGCGACTCGGTCCTCGAGCTCGACGGCGAGGCGCTCGGCAAGCCCGCCGACGCCGCGGAGGCCGTCGCCCGGTGGCGCGCGATGCGGGGCCGCTCCGGCGTCCTGCGGACCGGTCACGCCCTGCGCGACACCGCGACGGGGCAGGTCGCCGCGGCGACCGCCTCCACGACGGTCCACTTCGCCGACGTCACCGACGAGGAGGTGGCGGCGTACGTCGCCACCGGCGAGCCGCTGCACGTGGCCGGCGCCTTCACCGTCGACGGCCTGGGCGGCGCGTTCGTGACCGGGATCGAGGGCGACCACCACAACGTGGTGGGCGTCAGCCTTCCCGCGCTCCGGACCCTGGTGAGCGACCTTGGCCACTCGTGGACGGGTCTCTGGTCTCGCTGA
- a CDS encoding GtrA family protein — MSNGRFLGEAGRFMAVGGVATVVALIIFNVLVHGFNTGDHALLPDQPVLAYVIANTVGMVVSYRGSRTWAFRDRPPRQADGGLTAFVAINAVTMLIPIACLTISRDVLGLDDPISDNVAANVIGLVLGLASRFYLFRRFIFRRPIHLTEMYDPAEPMVPPEPDHLGEVPDPDGTSLPGGPISETRDPSTSGQGRSPGSGAREG; from the coding sequence ATGTCCAACGGCCGCTTCCTCGGTGAGGCCGGCAGGTTCATGGCCGTCGGCGGTGTCGCCACCGTCGTCGCGCTCATCATCTTCAACGTGCTGGTCCACGGCTTCAACACCGGCGACCACGCGCTGCTGCCGGACCAGCCGGTGCTGGCCTACGTCATCGCCAACACCGTCGGCATGGTCGTCAGCTACCGCGGCAGCCGCACCTGGGCCTTCCGCGACCGGCCGCCCCGGCAGGCCGACGGCGGCCTGACCGCCTTCGTCGCGATCAACGCCGTCACCATGCTCATCCCGATCGCGTGCCTGACGATCAGCCGCGACGTGCTCGGCCTGGACGACCCGATCTCCGACAACGTCGCGGCCAACGTCATCGGCCTGGTGCTCGGCCTGGCGTCGCGGTTCTACCTGTTCCGGCGCTTCATCTTCCGCCGGCCGATCCACCTCACCGAGATGTACGACCCGGCCGAGCCGATGGTGCCGCCCGAGCCCGACCACCTCGGCGAGGTGCCCGACCCCGACGGCACCTCGCTGCCCGGCGGGCCGATCAGCGAGACCAGAGACCCGTCCACGAGTGGCCAAGGTCGCTCACCAGGGTCCGGAGCGCGGGAAGGCTGA
- a CDS encoding glucose-1-phosphate adenylyltransferase family protein, translated as MVAHRVLAIVQAGGAGGRMDVLTRERAKPALPFAGVYQLLDFPLSNLTHSGCTDVWLSVQYQGATLEEQVANGRPWDLDRNTGGLRLLMPQQGSGSLDEDGFARGNADLLFRIRDQVQAFDPEVVLVMSADHVYRFDYRDAIVTHHEHGAECTVVTSEVPLENASDHATVEHDDDGRVTRLEYKPEEPTTGTVATEVFVYDPAVLVTVLEELHRELSGETEAGDTGLGDFGEHLLPRLVERGKVVAHPMPGYWRDLGQPHHYLDAHRELLTEDRDVLGVPDWTILTRQPQRQPARVLEGATVTDSMLSPGCRVAGEVTRSVLGPGVVVEEGAAVVDSVVFADTVVRRGAAVHRSIVDTGCEVGPGARVGDPDAPAFDDPDAVTIVGRHSTVGAGVELAAGSRLEPGTTA; from the coding sequence ATGGTGGCTCACCGCGTGCTCGCGATCGTCCAGGCCGGAGGCGCCGGCGGGCGCATGGACGTGCTGACCCGGGAGCGGGCCAAACCGGCGCTGCCCTTCGCCGGCGTCTACCAGCTGCTCGACTTCCCCCTGTCGAACCTCACCCACTCCGGCTGCACCGACGTGTGGCTCTCGGTGCAGTACCAGGGGGCCACGCTCGAGGAGCAGGTCGCCAACGGCCGACCGTGGGACCTCGACCGCAACACCGGCGGCCTGCGGCTGCTCATGCCGCAGCAGGGCTCCGGCAGCCTCGACGAGGACGGCTTCGCCCGCGGCAACGCCGACCTGCTCTTCCGCATCCGCGACCAGGTGCAGGCCTTCGACCCCGAGGTCGTGCTGGTGATGAGCGCCGACCACGTCTACCGCTTCGACTACCGCGACGCGATCGTCACCCACCACGAGCACGGCGCGGAGTGCACGGTCGTCACCAGCGAGGTGCCGCTGGAGAACGCCTCGGACCACGCGACCGTCGAGCACGACGACGACGGCCGGGTCACCCGGCTGGAGTACAAGCCCGAGGAGCCGACCACCGGCACCGTCGCCACCGAGGTCTTCGTCTACGACCCCGCGGTCCTCGTGACGGTCCTCGAGGAGCTGCACCGCGAGCTCTCCGGGGAGACCGAGGCCGGCGACACCGGGCTCGGCGACTTCGGCGAGCACCTGCTGCCGCGGCTCGTCGAGCGCGGCAAGGTCGTCGCGCACCCGATGCCCGGCTACTGGCGCGACCTCGGCCAGCCGCACCACTACCTCGACGCCCACCGCGAGCTGCTCACCGAGGATCGCGACGTGCTCGGCGTGCCCGACTGGACGATCCTCACCCGCCAGCCGCAGCGCCAGCCCGCCCGCGTGCTCGAGGGCGCCACGGTCACCGACAGCATGCTCAGCCCCGGCTGCCGGGTCGCCGGCGAGGTGACCCGCAGCGTGCTCGGCCCCGGCGTGGTCGTCGAGGAGGGCGCGGCGGTCGTCGACAGCGTGGTCTTCGCCGACACCGTCGTACGTCGCGGGGCGGCCGTGCACCGCTCGATCGTCGACACCGGCTGCGAGGTCGGGCCCGGCGCCCGGGTCGGCGATCCCGACGCGCCCGCCTTCGACGACCCGGACGCGGTGACGATCGTGGGCCGCCACAGCACCGTCGGGGCCGGCGTCGAGCTGGCCGCCGGCAGCCGCCTGGAGCCCGGCACGACCGCCTGA
- a CDS encoding acyl-CoA dehydrogenase family protein → MTFELSREHEEFRRSVREFAEAEIAPHAAQWDRDHHFPVDVVEKMGALGLFGLTAPEEYGGAGDDGDFTSLCVAIEEIGRVDQSMGITLQAGVGLGINPILTYGTAAQKEQWLPALVAGERLAGFGLTEPGAGSDAGATRTRAELAGDEWVVNGSKQFITNSGSSITSLVTVTARTGTREDGRPEISAIMLPAGTPGFTVEKAYDKLGWHASDTHPLSFEDARVPADHLLGERGRGYAQFLATLDDGRVAISALSVGCIQACLEMSVAYAGERQTFGGPIGRKQGVAFQIADLEVMLHASRMLTYRAAALKDSMDGGGAPYREFKQAAAVAKLYSTESAVTATRIATQVFGGYGFMEEYPVARFYRDAKVLEVGEGTSEVQRMLIARGLGLPVE, encoded by the coding sequence ATGACGTTCGAGCTGTCGCGTGAGCACGAGGAGTTCCGGCGCAGCGTCCGCGAGTTCGCGGAGGCCGAGATCGCGCCGCACGCGGCGCAGTGGGACCGCGACCACCACTTCCCCGTCGACGTGGTCGAGAAGATGGGCGCGCTGGGACTCTTCGGGCTCACCGCGCCCGAGGAGTACGGCGGCGCCGGGGACGACGGGGACTTCACGAGCCTCTGCGTGGCGATCGAGGAGATCGGCCGGGTCGACCAGTCGATGGGGATCACCCTGCAGGCAGGCGTCGGCCTCGGGATCAACCCGATCCTCACCTACGGCACCGCCGCCCAGAAGGAGCAGTGGCTCCCGGCGCTGGTCGCCGGCGAGCGGCTCGCCGGCTTCGGGCTGACCGAGCCGGGCGCCGGTTCCGACGCCGGGGCGACGCGGACCCGGGCCGAGCTCGCGGGCGATGAGTGGGTGGTCAACGGCTCGAAGCAGTTCATCACCAACTCCGGCTCCTCGATCACCTCGCTGGTCACCGTGACCGCGCGGACCGGCACCCGCGAGGACGGCCGGCCCGAGATCTCCGCGATCATGCTCCCGGCCGGCACGCCCGGCTTCACGGTCGAGAAGGCCTACGACAAGCTGGGCTGGCACGCCTCCGACACCCACCCGCTGTCGTTCGAGGACGCCCGGGTGCCGGCCGACCACCTGCTCGGCGAGCGGGGCCGCGGCTACGCGCAGTTCCTCGCCACCCTCGACGACGGCCGGGTCGCGATCTCGGCGCTCTCGGTCGGCTGCATCCAGGCGTGCCTGGAGATGTCGGTCGCCTACGCCGGCGAGCGGCAGACCTTCGGCGGGCCGATCGGGCGCAAGCAGGGCGTCGCGTTCCAGATCGCCGACCTCGAGGTGATGCTCCACGCGAGCCGGATGCTCACCTACCGCGCGGCCGCGCTGAAGGACTCCATGGACGGGGGAGGCGCGCCGTACCGGGAGTTCAAGCAGGCCGCCGCGGTCGCCAAGCTCTACTCCACCGAGTCGGCGGTGACCGCGACGCGGATCGCGACCCAGGTCTTCGGCGGGTACGGCTTCATGGAGGAGTACCCCGTCGCGCGGTTCTACCGCGACGCCAAGGTGCTCGAGGTCGGCGAGGGGACCTCGGAGGTCCAGCGGATGCTCATCGCGCGGGGCCTCGGGCTGCCCGTCGAGTGA
- a CDS encoding acetyl/propionyl/methylcrotonyl-CoA carboxylase subunit alpha, producing the protein MPETKPLTKVLIANRGEIAVRVIRACKDAGIGSVAVYAEPDRDAMHVRLADEAHSLGGATPADSYLDIAKIIAVAEKSGADSVHPGYGFLAENADFAQAVIDAGLTWIGPPPAAIEALGDKAKAKHIADKANAPLAPGTKDPVADADEVVAFAKENGLPVAIKAVFGGGGRGLKVARTLEEIPDAYESAVREAVTAFGRGECLVEKFLDKPRHVETQCLADQHGNVVVVSTRDCSLQRRNQKLVEEAPAPFLSEEQLSELYESSKRILKEAGYYGAGTCEFLVAQDGTISFLEVNTRLQVEHCVSEEVTGIDLVREMFRIAAGEELGYDDPEIRGHSIEFRINAEDGGRNFMPAPGTLSAWSPPSGPGVRLDGGYENGETIPGSFDSLIAKLIVTGRDRTQALERSRRALDEFVVDGMPTVIPFHRAVVSDPAYVGASTPSGEGSFEVYTQWIETEFDNQIQPYGGEVAEAAEAEERQSVVVEVGGKRLEVVLPAGLGGISAGGGAAAAKKPKRKKNGGGGAAASGDAVTSPMQGTVVKVVVEEGQEVAEGDTVVVIEAMKMEQPLKAHKAGTVTGLQAEVGVTVTNGAVICEIKA; encoded by the coding sequence GTGCCGGAGACCAAGCCCCTCACGAAGGTCCTCATCGCCAACCGCGGCGAGATCGCGGTGCGGGTCATCCGCGCCTGCAAGGACGCGGGCATCGGCAGCGTCGCCGTGTACGCCGAGCCCGACCGCGACGCCATGCACGTCCGGCTCGCCGACGAGGCCCACTCCCTCGGCGGCGCGACCCCGGCCGACTCCTACCTCGACATCGCCAAGATCATCGCGGTCGCCGAGAAGTCCGGCGCCGACTCGGTCCACCCCGGCTACGGCTTCCTCGCCGAGAACGCCGACTTCGCCCAGGCCGTCATCGACGCCGGGCTGACCTGGATCGGCCCGCCGCCGGCCGCGATCGAGGCGCTCGGCGACAAGGCCAAGGCCAAGCACATCGCCGACAAGGCGAACGCGCCGCTGGCGCCGGGCACCAAGGACCCGGTCGCCGACGCCGACGAGGTCGTGGCCTTCGCCAAGGAGAACGGCCTGCCGGTCGCCATCAAGGCCGTCTTCGGCGGCGGCGGCCGCGGCCTGAAGGTCGCCCGCACGCTCGAGGAGATCCCCGACGCCTACGAGTCCGCGGTCCGCGAGGCGGTCACCGCGTTCGGCCGCGGCGAGTGCCTGGTCGAGAAGTTCCTCGACAAGCCCCGCCACGTCGAGACCCAGTGCCTGGCCGACCAGCACGGCAACGTCGTGGTCGTCTCCACCCGGGACTGCTCCCTGCAGCGCCGCAACCAGAAGCTCGTCGAGGAGGCCCCGGCGCCGTTCCTCTCCGAGGAGCAGCTGAGCGAGCTCTACGAGTCCTCCAAGCGCATCCTCAAGGAGGCCGGCTACTACGGCGCCGGCACGTGTGAGTTCCTCGTCGCCCAGGACGGCACCATCTCCTTCCTCGAGGTCAACACCCGCCTCCAGGTCGAGCACTGCGTCTCCGAGGAGGTCACCGGCATCGACCTGGTCCGCGAGATGTTCCGCATCGCCGCCGGCGAGGAGCTCGGGTACGACGACCCGGAGATCCGCGGCCACTCCATCGAGTTCCGCATCAACGCCGAGGACGGCGGCCGCAACTTCATGCCGGCGCCGGGCACCCTGTCGGCCTGGAGCCCGCCGAGCGGCCCGGGCGTGCGCCTCGACGGCGGCTACGAGAACGGCGAGACCATCCCCGGCTCGTTCGACTCCCTCATCGCCAAGCTCATCGTCACCGGCCGCGACCGCACCCAGGCGCTGGAGCGCTCGCGCCGCGCGCTGGACGAGTTCGTCGTCGACGGCATGCCGACGGTCATCCCGTTCCACCGCGCGGTGGTCTCCGACCCGGCGTACGTCGGCGCCTCGACCCCCTCGGGCGAGGGCTCCTTCGAGGTCTACACCCAGTGGATCGAGACCGAGTTCGACAACCAGATCCAGCCCTACGGCGGCGAGGTCGCGGAGGCCGCGGAGGCCGAGGAGCGGCAGAGCGTCGTCGTCGAGGTCGGCGGCAAGCGGCTCGAGGTCGTGCTGCCCGCCGGGCTGGGTGGGATCTCGGCCGGCGGCGGCGCCGCGGCCGCGAAGAAGCCCAAGCGCAAGAAGAACGGCGGCGGGGGCGCGGCCGCCAGCGGCGACGCGGTGACCAGCCCGATGCAGGGCACGGTCGTCAAGGTCGTCGTCGAGGAGGGCCAGGAGGTCGCCGAGGGCGACACCGTGGTCGTCATCGAGGCGATGAAGATGGAGCAGCCGCTCAAGGCCCACAAGGCCGGCACCGTCACCGGCCTCCAGGCCGAGGTCGGCGTCACCGTCACCAACGGCGCGGTCATCTGCGAGATCAAGGCCTGA
- a CDS encoding PH domain-containing protein, with product MSETPAPTAPATALLRAPLHRVSPRARLMWRVTALVEGAVTIGVALLVDLAVDSFDLPGWAVALAAVAVVAWAVVVPQWRYAVHRWEVTDTAVHTQSGWWAREQRIAPLSRIQTVDRAEGAVARLFGLATVTVTTASAAGALEIDGLDLARAQDLVAELTLMADAVEGDAT from the coding sequence GTGAGCGAGACACCCGCCCCGACCGCGCCGGCGACGGCCCTGCTGCGGGCGCCGCTGCACCGGGTGAGCCCGCGCGCGCGGCTGATGTGGCGGGTGACCGCGCTCGTCGAGGGCGCGGTCACGATCGGCGTGGCGCTCCTCGTCGACCTCGCCGTCGACTCCTTCGACCTGCCCGGGTGGGCCGTGGCCCTCGCGGCGGTCGCGGTCGTGGCCTGGGCGGTGGTCGTGCCGCAGTGGCGCTACGCCGTGCACCGCTGGGAGGTCACCGACACCGCGGTCCACACCCAGAGCGGCTGGTGGGCGCGCGAGCAGCGGATCGCCCCGCTCTCCCGCATCCAGACCGTCGACCGGGCCGAGGGGGCCGTCGCACGGCTCTTCGGCCTCGCCACCGTCACCGTGACCACCGCCTCGGCGGCCGGCGCCCTGGAGATCGACGGGCTCGACCTCGCGCGAGCGCAGGACCTCGTCGCCGAGCTCACCCTCATGGCCGACGCGGTCGAGGGCGACGCCACGTGA